The Thermosynechococcus sp. CL-1 genomic interval GGACTACACCAGAACAACTCGCCTTGAATTGGTACTCCTAGGTTTCATCAAAACCAAGGCGGATTTACAGGCTTTGAAAAAGAGTCTACTGCGTTCCAATACCCGCAATGTGTATAAGGCCGATGACGACGATCGCTGGGTTCAAAATCATCCCGAAATTCAGAGGATAGCAGCTGAAATTGAACGCCGCAGAATTGAGCTGGGTAAAACGTCTGGCTTTGAAAGGCGCTACAGCAAAGTAACAAGGCTTTATTTCGGCGGTATGGCGCGCCACTTGGCTGCCCTGCGATCGCTCCTGCGCCCCAATGCCCAACTAGCCTACGTCGTGGGTGACCAAACCTCCTATTTGCGCGTAATGATTCCCACTGGCCAGCTGTTAGCCGACACCGCCCAATCCCTTGGCTATGAGGTTGTGCGTACAGATCTCTTCCGAACACGGTTTGCCAGTGCCACCAAGGAGCAACTGCGCGAAGAAGTGGTGATCCTACGCTGGAAAGGCTAATGCAGCCAATTCAGACAAGCTGAGGGGCTATAGAATTACGGTAGAATAAAGCATCAATTGGCAGTATACCCACCCTATGGTTACCTCTTGGGCGAAATGGTCATTGCCGCGACCTCAACGGCACTCAACTGTGCTGCACCACAGGCGATTGCCCAAAGGGCACGCGACGCGATCGCAACGGCTGCGCTGGAAATCTTTTGTGTTTAATCTGCTGTCTGAGCGTCTTGTGCTGGTCATCGGCGGACTGGGGGCCGGCCTTCTCCTGTGGCAAACCGATGGCCCTTTGATGGTGGCCACCCTGAGCGGTGTGGGTACGATTTTTCTCCTCAGTCGCTGGCAATGCCGACTGTTGACCCTATGGCAAGACCTGCGCCAACAGATGTCCCAATGGCTACACCATCCCTTCGCCTTTACGGTGGTCGCGGGTCTGTTGGCCTGTTTGGGCACCTATACCCTTTTGCATTTGGGTCAGCACACCGCAGATCCATGGCTCGTGGTGGCGCTTGTCATCCTCGGCATTCTTTTAGTGGCCGTCATTGCCCTGCTTGGGACGCTCATGGGGCAACTGCAACAGCAGCAACAGCTCCAACAGGTGTCTCAGTGGTTTGCTGACCTCAGCCATCCGCAACCGCTCCATCGGCTAGTGGCCATTCGCCAGTTAGCACGTGTCCCTAGAAATACTGATTGCCGCCAGGTGCAGGAAGCCCTGTATTTGCTGCTGGGACAGGAAACGGATCCAATCGTTCGCCGTGCTGCCCTTGAGGTGCTCGATCAGCTTGACGATGCCGCCTGAGTCCCTCAACTGGCTAGAGCGATGGTGCTTGGCTCGGTTGATTCGAGCGATCGCTAGTGTCATTGGGGTTGAGCCACAGCGATTCGACTACGTTGGCTTTGTTGAAATCACACGGCAAGTGAAGCAGGGGCGATCGCCCGTGCAGCAGCAGGCTATCGTGGCCACCGTCTTTGATCGGTTAGTCCCCCCTGTCATCAGCACCTTGGTGCGCACACTCTTTCGCCCGACCCGTTGGGTCTGTGAGTGGAATGCGTGGTTTGCCACCCGCCTCACGGGCTGGTTAGTGGGAGCCAGCGATCGCTACTGGGTCGAGGTCATTCCCCCCGATCAACCCCGCCAATGGCAACACAGTGGCGTGCGCATTCAAAAATGCCGCTATCTTGCTGAATCTCAATGCGTGGCACTCTGTATCAACCTGTGCAAAAAGCCCACAGAGCAATTCTTTCGGCAGCGATTTGGCATTCCCTTGACGATGACGCCCAACTTTAGCGACTACAGTTGCGAAATGGTTTTTGGTACCCCTGCCCAGCCGATTCCTGAGCCGACGCTGCCGCCGTGTTGGGAAGATCCGAGTCAACCCCCCTGCTCCCACGTTTAAGAGCATTCCTTTCAGAAAGAATTTTTGCTGATTGACAATTCAAGATTATTTGAAATAACGTAGGGATGTCCCGCTGGAGCAGCAACGATGGGCGTTGGCATCGGCATTAATGGCTTTGGCCGCATTGGTCGCTTGGTTTTGCGTGCCGCGTGGGGTTGGCCTGAACTGGAGTTTCGCCACATTAACGAGATTAAAGGAGGCACAACCGCTGCCGCCCATTTGCTAGAGTTTGACTCGGTGCATGGCCGCTGGCTCCAAACTATCGAGGCCAAAGAGGGGGCGATCGCCATCAACGATCAGATCCTGACCTTTTCGGAAGCAAAAACCCCAGCAGAGGTACCTTGGCAAGAGCGCGCGGTGGACATTGTCCTAGAGTGCTCCGGTAAATTCCGTACCGCTGAGCAACTGGCGGCCTACTTTGCAGTTGGGGTGAAAAAAGTGATTGTTGCTGCCCCCGTCAAAGAACAGGCTCTCAACATTGTCATGGGCGTCAATGACCATCTCTACAATCCCCAAGAACACCACTTACTCACCGCCGCCTCCTGTACGACAAATTGCCTTGCCCCCGTCGTTAAGGTCATTCACGAAACCCTTGGCATTCGCCACGGCTTGATCACCACGATCCACGATGTCACCAATACGCAAACAGTGGTGGATACCCCCCACAAGGACTTGCGCCGTGCCCGCTCTAGTCTAATGTCTCTTGTGCCGACAACCACGGGTTCAGCCACTGCTATTGGGCTGATTTATCCAGAACTCCAAGGCAAACTCAATGGCTTAGCCGTGCGGGTACCGCTGTTGAATGCGTCGCTCACCGACTGTGTTTTTGAAGTCAGCCGCCCCACTAGTGTAACAGAGGTGAATGCAGCCCTGAAAGCGGCGGCAAACGGTCAGCTCAAGGGAATTCTCGGTTATGAGGAGCGCCCTCTTGTTTCCATTGACTATTGCAACGACCCCCGTTCAAGTATTGTCGATGCTCTTTCCACGATGGTTGTGGATGAAACGCAGGTAAAAATTCTCGCGTGGTACGACAACGAATGGGGCTACAGCAATCGCATGGCCGAATTAGCTCGTCACGTCGCCACTACTTTGCCCTAGGGAGTCTGCTATGGCTGTGTCCACCAGTGTCCGCAACTATATGATTGTTACCCTCGCCTACTGGGGGTTCACGATTACCGATGGCGCACTGCGGATGCTAGTGCTGCTCTACTTTAACCAAATTGGTTACACACCGCTGCAAATTGCCTTCCTCTTTCTCTTCTATGAAATTTTTGGCATTGTCACCAACTTTCTCGGTGGCTGGATTGGTTCCCGTTTAGGGCTGAATGTCACCCTCTACGCGGGCATTGGTTTACAGGTGATCTCGCTGATCATGCTCACGCCCTTAACGCAAGAATGGCCCTTGTGGTTTGCGGTGCCCTATGTGATGGCGGCACAGGCGATGTCGGGGGTGGCCAAAGACCTGACAAAGATGAGTTCTAAGAGCGCCATTCGCTTAGTGGTGCCCCAAGAGGCGGAGTCACGGCTCTTTAAGTGGGTGGCGATTCTGACGGGTTCTAAAAATGCCCTCAAGGGGGTGGGTTTCTTTGTTGGCAGTGTGTTGCTGACATTGGCGGGCTATAGAGCGTCCCTGTGGATTATGGCGATCGCGCTTATCTTGATCCTGTTCAGCGGTTTGTTATTGCCACGGGGGATGGGGCAGATCAAAAAGAAAATCAAATTTCGCCAACTCTTTTCCAAGAGCAAGGAGATCAATATTCTTTCTGCCGCTCGCTTTTTCCTCTTTGGTGCGCGGGATGTCTGGTTTGTGGTGGGTTTGCCCGTCTATCTCCAAAGTGTTCTCAACTGGTCATTTTATGAAGTGGGGGGCTTTCTCGCCCTGTGGGTCATTGGCTATGGGGGTGTTCAGTCCTCGGCACCCCTGCTGTTGAAATACCTCAATCGCGGTCGCCCTCCCCAAGCCGCCACTATTCAGTTTTGGACGTTTACACTGACGATTGTGCCAGCAGTCATTGCCTTGGGCTTGATGAGCCACTGGAATCCCAATGCCGTCATTATTGGCGGCTTGCTCCTTTTTGGCTTGATTTTTGCCATGAATTCGGCAGTCCACTCCTACTTGGTGCTGGCCTACACCGATGATGAAAAGGTGGCCTTGAATGTTGGCTTTTACTACATGGCCAATTCCGGCGGGCGACTAGCAGGAACGGTTCTCTCTGGCCTCATCTATCAAATTTGGGGCATTGTCGGCTGTCTGTGGGTTTCGATGGTCTTTGTCCTCTGTGCTGGACTTATTTCCCTAAAGCTCGAGGATCCGAAACGGCAGCAGCCCTACCCCTCGTTGGCGATGGGCGATGGTGAGTAACTGCAACATTTCCTCAGATCGGCTACAACTGAATAGAATTAAGGTAAGGTACAGTTCTTTTCCTAAGGATGAGATATCCTCAACACGGTAAAAGCACACGTGAGACAGGGTAGTACTTCCAGAAAAGGGCTGTAGGAGAGGTTCCCCGAGGAATTGCCATTATGATGCTCCCCCAAGAAATCATCGGCCAAAAAGTATGGTTGGAAGTGGAGCCCGAAGATGCCTACTATGCGGGTGAGAAGATTCGGGTACAGGCGGAAATTAGCCAGCCCACTGCTCCCCCATGGTACTATGCTCGCTACATCAACCCACCCCGCTGGTTCCGCACCCCAGGCCAGTGGCTCACCCACCATGAGGCGGAGATGGCAGTGCTCTTGAATCCTGTCTTGGAGGATTTGGAGCTAGAAGAAGAGGACTACGACGGTGATGAGCTGACGAATGGCGATTTTAGCGATCGCTAGGAGCGTCTCGGGTCTGTTGGTCAGGGTGGCGATCGCCCACTGTTAGCTGCTATACTAAGTGCTACGAAGAGTGGTGTATTGGCAGCACCCATGAACGTTCTGTTGTGAACGGTTCAAAAGTCTCCTTCCCCTAGGGAAGTGGGGTTGTCATTTTCTGAGATTGTTTGGGTGTGGTGGGCAATGTCCCGCCTTTTTTATTTCCTATGCAGATACAGATGCTTTTGCCTGTGGTGCAAACCCTTGCCCAGCAGGTTGCCGACCAAGAACACCTTGATCTGGTGAGTGTGCAGTGGCTGACCCATCAATCGCCCCCGATTTTACGGGTGGAGGTGCGCCATCCTGAGAATGACACCAGCTTAGAGGATTGCGAACGGCTGAGTCGGGCACTGGAGATGGCTTTGGATGGGCTGCCAGAGTTGGAGTTTGCCTACGTTCTCGAGGTGTCGAGTCCCGGCCTGTCGGATTACTTGAGTAGCGATCGCGACTTTGATGCCTTTCGTGGCTTTCCTGTACGGGTCACGACCACCGCACCCCATCGGGGCAAAACCCTTTGGGAGGGCAACCTGATTCGCCGTGACGCGGTGAATGTCTATCTCAATCAACGGGGGCGATCGCTGGCGATTCCCCGCTCACTCATTGCCAGTGTCCAACTGTACACCCCCAGCAGTGAGCCTTAGCAGCAGTTGATCTACTCAATGAACGAGGTTGTAACAGACGATGACCATCTATCGCTTACCCGGCCTACGGGCCATGATCAATGAAATCAGTCAAGAGCGGAATTTGCCCAAGCACGCAGTGCATCAAGCCCTCAAGGAAGCACTGCTCAAGGGATACGAACGCTATCGCCGCAGTCTGCGCCCGGATCATAGTCACTTTGAAGAAGACCACTTTGCCAACTTTGAAGTGGAACTAGACACCGAGCAGGAGGGCTTCCGCGTTTTGGCCACCAAAACGATTACGGAAACAGTGGCGAACCCCGATCGCGAAATTGCCCTTGCCGATGTGATTGAGGTGGTGCAGGATGCCCGTGTCGGCGATACGGTGCTGTTGGATGTGACCCCTGACCATCAGGAATTTGGTCGCATGGCCGCCATGCAAACCAAGCAAGTGCTGGCGCAGAAATTGCGAGATCAACAGCGTCGCCTCGTCCAAGAGGAATTCAAAGACCTCGAGGGCACCGTACTCATGGGGCGCGTCCTGCGGTTTGAGCGGCGATCGGTGATTATGGCTGTGCGCAGCGATGCTAGCCAACCGGAAGTGGAGGCCGAACTGCCGAAACGGGAACAACTTCCCAACGACAACTACCGCGCTAACTCCACATTCAAGGTGTATCTCAAGCGCGTCAAAGAGGGACCTCAGCGCGGCCCCCAATTGGAGGTTTCCCGTGCGGATGCTGGCTTGGTGGTCTATCTCTTTGCCAATGAGGTGCCAGAAATTGAGGATGAAGTGGTGCGGATTGTGGCCATTGCCCGCGAAGCCAATCCCCCGAATCATAAAGTCGGCCCCCGCACCAAAATTGCCGTGGATACCTTAGAGCGGGATGTCGATCCGGTGGGTGCCTGTATTGGGGCACGGGGATCCCGCATTCAAGCAGTGGTGAATGAACTGCGGGGGGAAAAAATTGATGTGATCCGCTGGTCGCCGGATCCAGCCACCTATATTGCCAATTCCCTCAGTCCCGCCCCGGTAGAGGATGTGCGGCTAATCAACCCCGAAGCCCGCATTGCCCATGTCCTTGTGGCACCGGATAAGGTCTCCCAAGCCATTGGTAAGGAAGGCCAAAATGTGCGCTTGGCAACTCGCCTAACGGGCTGGAAAATTGAGGTGCGCGATAGCTCCCAATACAACTATGAAGAGGAGGATCGCTTGGCCATGGCCGCCCTCGAAGAACAAGTTGCCAGTTAGGGATGATGGCTGTCCCCCAACGCCGCTGTGTGTCCTGTGGCCGCTTGGCCGATCGCTCGGAGTTTTGGCGAATCGTGCGCTGCTGGCCCGATCAAAAGGTGCAGTTGGATCGGGGGATGGGGCGATCGGCCTATCTGTGTCCCACTGCTGAGTGTCTCAAGGTGGCCAAACAAAAAAAACGCTTGGCGCGATCGCTCCGCTGTCCCATTCCCGAGGATATTTTTACGACCCTTGCTGCTCGCTTAGATGCCCATCGCAACTATGACTGACTCCCCCATTTGGCAGCCCTTTACGCAAATGAAAACGGCGGCTCCGCCCCTGAAGGTGGTGCGTGCCCAGGGTGCTCGCCTTGAACTGAGCGATGGCCGTCAGATTATTGATGCCATTTCCAGTTGGTGGGTGACGCTCCATGGCCATAGCCATCCTGTGCTGGCTAAAGCGCTCTATGAGCAGGCACAAACCCTTGAGCACGTCATTTTTGCCGGCTTTACCCATGAGCCAGCGGAGCAGCTTGCCCAACTGCTGTGTGCCCA includes:
- a CDS encoding DUF4033 domain-containing protein, translating into MPPESLNWLERWCLARLIRAIASVIGVEPQRFDYVGFVEITRQVKQGRSPVQQQAIVATVFDRLVPPVISTLVRTLFRPTRWVCEWNAWFATRLTGWLVGASDRYWVEVIPPDQPRQWQHSGVRIQKCRYLAESQCVALCINLCKKPTEQFFRQRFGIPLTMTPNFSDYSCEMVFGTPAQPIPEPTLPPCWEDPSQPPCSHV
- a CDS encoding ArsJ-associated glyceraldehyde-3-phosphate dehydrogenase, with translation MGVGIGINGFGRIGRLVLRAAWGWPELEFRHINEIKGGTTAAAHLLEFDSVHGRWLQTIEAKEGAIAINDQILTFSEAKTPAEVPWQERAVDIVLECSGKFRTAEQLAAYFAVGVKKVIVAAPVKEQALNIVMGVNDHLYNPQEHHLLTAASCTTNCLAPVVKVIHETLGIRHGLITTIHDVTNTQTVVDTPHKDLRRARSSLMSLVPTTTGSATAIGLIYPELQGKLNGLAVRVPLLNASLTDCVFEVSRPTSVTEVNAALKAAANGQLKGILGYEERPLVSIDYCNDPRSSIVDALSTMVVDETQVKILAWYDNEWGYSNRMAELARHVATTLP
- the arsJ gene encoding organoarsenical effux MFS transporter ArsJ produces the protein MAVSTSVRNYMIVTLAYWGFTITDGALRMLVLLYFNQIGYTPLQIAFLFLFYEIFGIVTNFLGGWIGSRLGLNVTLYAGIGLQVISLIMLTPLTQEWPLWFAVPYVMAAQAMSGVAKDLTKMSSKSAIRLVVPQEAESRLFKWVAILTGSKNALKGVGFFVGSVLLTLAGYRASLWIMAIALILILFSGLLLPRGMGQIKKKIKFRQLFSKSKEINILSAARFFLFGARDVWFVVGLPVYLQSVLNWSFYEVGGFLALWVIGYGGVQSSAPLLLKYLNRGRPPQAATIQFWTFTLTIVPAVIALGLMSHWNPNAVIIGGLLLFGLIFAMNSAVHSYLVLAYTDDEKVALNVGFYYMANSGGRLAGTVLSGLIYQIWGIVGCLWVSMVFVLCAGLISLKLEDPKRQQPYPSLAMGDGE
- the rimP gene encoding ribosome maturation factor RimP, which produces MLLPVVQTLAQQVADQEHLDLVSVQWLTHQSPPILRVEVRHPENDTSLEDCERLSRALEMALDGLPELEFAYVLEVSSPGLSDYLSSDRDFDAFRGFPVRVTTTAPHRGKTLWEGNLIRRDAVNVYLNQRGRSLAIPRSLIASVQLYTPSSEP
- the nusA gene encoding transcription termination factor NusA → MTIYRLPGLRAMINEISQERNLPKHAVHQALKEALLKGYERYRRSLRPDHSHFEEDHFANFEVELDTEQEGFRVLATKTITETVANPDREIALADVIEVVQDARVGDTVLLDVTPDHQEFGRMAAMQTKQVLAQKLRDQQRRLVQEEFKDLEGTVLMGRVLRFERRSVIMAVRSDASQPEVEAELPKREQLPNDNYRANSTFKVYLKRVKEGPQRGPQLEVSRADAGLVVYLFANEVPEIEDEVVRIVAIAREANPPNHKVGPRTKIAVDTLERDVDPVGACIGARGSRIQAVVNELRGEKIDVIRWSPDPATYIANSLSPAPVEDVRLINPEARIAHVLVAPDKVSQAIGKEGQNVRLATRLTGWKIEVRDSSQYNYEEEDRLAMAALEEQVAS
- a CDS encoding YlxR family protein: MMAVPQRRCVSCGRLADRSEFWRIVRCWPDQKVQLDRGMGRSAYLCPTAECLKVAKQKKRLARSLRCPIPEDIFTTLAARLDAHRNYD